In Hyphomicrobiales bacterium, the following are encoded in one genomic region:
- the gabD gene encoding succinate-semialdehyde dehydrogenase (NADP(+)) (catalyzes the formation of succinate from succinate semialdehyde; NADP dependent), producing MLDTVTLKSRLSDPSLLVADGYVGGEWVAADNGATFDVTNPATGKTVLAVPDMGAAETARAIDAAYDAQKDWAARTAKDRAGLLRRWYELIMANQEDLAVILTAEMGKPLAEARGEIAYGASFVEWFAEEAKRVYGESIPGHQADKRIVVIRQPVGVVGAITPWNFPNAMITRKVAPAIAVGCTAVVKPAEQTPLSAIALAVLAERAGIPAGVFNIIVGQDGPAIGQELTGNDKVRKITFTGSTEVGRILMRQCSDQIKKVSLELGGNAPFIVFDDADLDAAVEGAMASKYRNAGQTCVCANRLYVQAGVYDAFAEKLAAAVAEMQVGDGFEEGVTTGPLIDEQGLAKVEDHIADATAKGGKVILGGKRHEKGGMFFEPTIITGVTKAMKVSREETFGPVAPLFSFDTVEDVIAQANDTEFGLAAYFYARDLGRVWQVAERLEYGIVGINTGIISTEVAPFGGIKQSGIGREGSRHGIEDFLEMKYLCMGV from the coding sequence ATGCTCGATACCGTGACGCTGAAGTCCCGCCTGAGCGATCCCTCGCTTCTGGTGGCGGACGGTTATGTCGGCGGCGAATGGGTGGCTGCCGACAACGGCGCCACCTTCGACGTCACCAATCCGGCGACCGGCAAGACGGTTCTCGCCGTGCCCGATATGGGCGCGGCCGAGACCGCGCGCGCCATCGACGCCGCCTATGACGCGCAGAAGGACTGGGCCGCCCGCACCGCCAAGGACCGCGCCGGGCTTCTGCGTCGCTGGTACGAGCTGATCATGGCCAATCAGGAAGACCTCGCCGTCATCCTGACCGCCGAGATGGGCAAGCCGCTCGCCGAGGCGCGCGGTGAGATCGCCTATGGCGCGTCCTTCGTCGAGTGGTTCGCCGAAGAGGCGAAGCGCGTCTATGGCGAGTCCATTCCGGGCCATCAGGCGGACAAGCGCATCGTCGTCATCCGCCAGCCGGTCGGCGTCGTCGGCGCGATCACGCCGTGGAACTTCCCGAACGCCATGATCACCCGCAAGGTGGCGCCGGCGATCGCGGTCGGCTGCACGGCGGTCGTCAAGCCGGCCGAACAGACGCCGCTGTCGGCGATCGCGCTCGCGGTTCTCGCCGAACGGGCCGGCATTCCCGCCGGCGTCTTCAACATCATCGTCGGCCAGGACGGCCCGGCGATCGGCCAGGAACTGACCGGCAACGACAAGGTCCGCAAGATCACCTTCACCGGCTCGACCGAGGTCGGCCGTATTCTGATGCGCCAGTGCTCGGATCAGATCAAGAAGGTGAGTCTGGAGCTTGGCGGCAACGCGCCCTTCATCGTCTTCGACGACGCCGATCTCGACGCCGCGGTCGAAGGCGCGATGGCCTCGAAGTATCGCAACGCCGGCCAGACCTGTGTCTGCGCGAACCGGCTCTACGTCCAGGCCGGCGTCTATGATGCCTTCGCAGAAAAGCTCGCCGCGGCTGTGGCCGAGATGCAGGTCGGCGACGGCTTCGAGGAAGGCGTGACCACCGGCCCGCTGATCGACGAGCAGGGTCTCGCCAAGGTCGAGGACCACATTGCCGACGCGACCGCCAAGGGTGGCAAGGTCATTCTCGGCGGCAAGCGCCACGAGAAGGGCGGCATGTTCTTCGAGCCGACCATCATCACCGGCGTGACGAAGGCGATGAAGGTCTCGCGGGAGGAAACCTTCGGCCCCGTCGCGCCGCTGTTCTCCTTCGACACGGTCGAGGACGTCATTGCCCAGGCCAACGACACCGAATTCGGCCTCGCCGCCTATTTCTACGCCCGCGATCTCGGTCGCGTCTGGCAGGTGGCGGAGCGGCTCGAATACGGCATCGTCGGCATCAACACCGGCATCATCTCGACCGAGGTGGC
- the gabT gene encoding 4-aminobutyrate--2-oxoglutarate transaminase, whose protein sequence is MSTNSEVSSRKDGAISRGVGVMTQIYVDRAENSEIWDIEGRRYIDFASGIAVLNTGHRHPKVMEAVKAQIDRFTHTCHQVVPYENYVALAERLNAMAPVKGDAKTIFVTTGAEAVENAVKIARAATKRSAVIAFAGGFHGRTFMGMSLTGKVAPYKIGFGPMMSDVFHAPFPVELHGVSVDDSMAALEKLFKADVEPSRVAAIIVEPVQGEGGFYAAPREFMARVRKVCDEHGIVLIADEVQTGFARTGRMFAMEHFDAAPDLVTMAKSLAGGFPLAAVTGRAELMDAPAPGGLGGTYGGNPLGIAAAHAVLDVVEEEGLCARAEALGSRLKQRLEAMRDAIPEIVDIRGLGFMNAVEFNTVDKATPNADMANRVRMKALEKGLILLTCGVYGNVIRFLAPITIQDEVFAEALDILEESIREASEGAA, encoded by the coding sequence ATGTCGACGAATTCCGAGGTTTCCAGCCGTAAGGACGGTGCCATTTCCCGTGGCGTGGGGGTGATGACGCAGATCTATGTGGATCGTGCCGAAAACTCCGAAATCTGGGACATCGAAGGCCGCCGCTATATCGATTTCGCGTCCGGCATTGCTGTGCTCAACACCGGCCATCGGCATCCCAAGGTGATGGAAGCCGTCAAGGCGCAGATCGACCGCTTCACGCATACCTGCCATCAGGTCGTGCCATACGAGAACTACGTCGCGCTCGCCGAGCGGCTCAATGCCATGGCCCCGGTCAAGGGCGACGCGAAGACCATTTTCGTCACCACCGGCGCCGAAGCCGTCGAGAACGCGGTCAAGATCGCCCGCGCCGCGACCAAGCGCTCGGCGGTCATCGCTTTTGCCGGCGGCTTCCACGGCCGCACCTTCATGGGCATGTCGCTGACCGGCAAGGTCGCGCCCTACAAGATCGGCTTCGGCCCGATGATGAGCGACGTGTTCCACGCACCGTTCCCGGTCGAACTGCATGGCGTCTCGGTCGACGATTCGATGGCCGCGCTTGAAAAGCTGTTCAAGGCCGATGTCGAGCCGTCGCGCGTTGCCGCGATCATTGTCGAACCGGTTCAGGGCGAGGGCGGCTTCTACGCCGCGCCGCGCGAGTTCATGGCCCGCGTGCGCAAGGTTTGCGACGAGCACGGCATCGTTCTGATCGCCGATGAGGTGCAGACCGGCTTTGCCCGCACCGGCCGCATGTTCGCGATGGAGCATTTCGATGCTGCGCCCGATCTGGTGACCATGGCCAAGAGCCTCGCCGGCGGCTTCCCGCTGGCCGCCGTCACCGGCCGTGCCGAACTGATGGACGCGCCCGCACCGGGCGGTCTTGGTGGCACCTATGGCGGCAACCCGCTCGGTATCGCAGCTGCCCATGCGGTTCTCGACGTGGTTGAGGAAGAGGGCCTGTGTGCCCGCGCCGAAGCGCTCGGTTCGCGGCTGAAGCAGCGCCTCGAAGCGATGCGCGATGCGATCCCCGAGATCGTCGACATTCGTGGCCTCGGCTTCATGAATGCGGTCGAGTTCAACACCGTCGACAAGGCGACGCCGAACGCCGACATGGCCAACCGGGTGCGCATGAAGGCGTTGGAGAAGGGTCTTATCCTGCTGACCTGCGGTGTCTACGGCAACGTCATCCGCTTCCTCGCTCCGATCACCATCCAGGACGAGGTGTTCGCCGAGGCCCTCGATATCCTCGAGGAATCGATCCGCGAAGCCAGCGAAGGGGCTGCTTGA
- a CDS encoding TetR/AcrR family transcriptional regulator encodes MTAIRQRARGEEQKAERRRQILDAAEVRFETRTFAEVSLADIAADVGVTKAALYRYFASKESLFIGLFDRAFAHLHEAATTVDAASKADALATIVLSSRLYCRLSAIMNTVLEANLDEETARAFKKSVVANLEQLAGLLVERGVLDARNAVSDLLRVQEALVGCWHMSHRSPIVASLVREPEFQLLATDFEISLRAHIAALFGPRP; translated from the coding sequence ATGACCGCGATCCGCCAGCGTGCCCGCGGCGAGGAGCAAAAGGCCGAACGCCGCCGGCAGATCCTCGATGCCGCCGAGGTGCGCTTTGAGACCCGGACGTTTGCCGAGGTGAGTCTTGCCGACATCGCCGCCGATGTCGGCGTGACCAAGGCTGCGCTCTACCGCTATTTCGCCAGCAAGGAATCCCTCTTCATCGGCCTGTTCGATCGCGCCTTTGCGCACCTGCACGAAGCTGCGACAACGGTCGATGCTGCAAGCAAGGCGGACGCCTTGGCTACGATCGTCCTGTCGAGCCGGCTTTATTGCCGCCTCAGTGCGATCATGAACACGGTGCTCGAGGCCAATCTCGACGAGGAAACCGCGCGCGCCTTCAAAAAGAGCGTCGTCGCCAATCTCGAACAGCTTGCCGGGCTATTGGTCGAGCGGGGCGTTCTCGATGCGAGAAATGCCGTTTCCGACCTGCTTCGTGTCCAGGAGGCGCTGGTCGGCTGCTGGCACATGTCCCACCGAAGCCCAATCGTCGCCAGCCTCGTGCGCGAACCCGAATTCCAGCTCCTCGCGACCGACTTCGAGATCAGCCTGAGAGCGCATATCGCAGCCCTGTTCGGACCACGACCCTAG
- a CDS encoding short-chain dehydrogenase, translated as MTASATPGRRVLITGASSGIGMAFARQLGAGGHDLVLTARREENLRSLADEIRDRHGVAVDYLTVDLAERDAPARIDAAIAARDWKLGGLINNAGFGALGRFERIPVERQCGMIDVNVTRLVELSHRMIPHLQGAPGAFIINVASAAAFQAIPKFAVYAATKAFVLSFSEALHEELRGKGITVSALCPGATDTEFAEAANMTHSGLFDRGVMTADDVARIGLAKRKNAIVVAGSRNLASSVAAKLAPRSVARKIAGWIVS; from the coding sequence ATGACCGCTTCAGCCACCCCCGGCCGTCGGGTGCTCATCACCGGCGCGAGCTCCGGCATCGGGATGGCCTTCGCCCGGCAACTGGGCGCCGGCGGTCATGATCTTGTGCTCACCGCGCGGCGTGAGGAAAACCTCCGCTCCCTCGCCGACGAAATTCGCGACCGTCACGGCGTTGCCGTCGACTATCTGACCGTCGATCTCGCCGAGCGGGATGCGCCGGCCCGCATCGACGCGGCGATTGCCGCGCGCGACTGGAAACTCGGCGGGCTGATCAACAATGCCGGCTTCGGCGCCCTCGGTCGCTTCGAGCGCATCCCAGTGGAGCGCCAATGCGGCATGATCGATGTCAACGTCACCCGCCTCGTCGAGCTCAGCCACCGCATGATCCCGCATCTGCAAGGGGCGCCCGGCGCCTTCATCATCAATGTGGCCTCGGCGGCAGCCTTCCAGGCGATTCCGAAATTTGCCGTCTACGCTGCAACCAAGGCCTTCGTCCTGTCGTTCAGCGAGGCCTTGCATGAAGAGTTGCGCGGCAAGGGCATCACGGTGAGCGCGCTCTGCCCCGGCGCCACCGACACCGAGTTCGCGGAAGCGGCGAACATGACCCATTCGGGCCTGTTCGACCGTGGCGTGATGACCGCGGACGACGTCGCCCGCATCGGTCTGGCGAAGCGCAAGAACGCCATCGTCGTTGCCGGCAGCCGAAATCTGGCATCCTCGGTCGCGGCCAAGCTCGCACCGCGCTCGGTTGCGCGCAAGATCGCCGGCTGGATCGTGAGCTGA
- a CDS encoding ABC transporter permease, translated as MSAPAATVEERSGIDRDKAFSWGLTLIVAIPMVLFLILPLVTILIRSLETGDGYGLGNFISTFGAGRFWGLVRNSLTMATIATLGAVTIGYFYAYTLQRTLVRGRSVLRLIAMMPLFAPSLVQAQGLILLLGRNGAFNRFLGFDFDIYGPVGTCIANLLYGFPYAVLILSAALATADGRLYESAEGMGAKPFRIFRTVTLPATRYGIAAACFVVFTLVMTDFGNPMVIGGDFNVLATEVYNQVIGQAQFGLGAVIGVVLLVPAITAKLLEKRITRNQHALLTDQSKPLIIKPSRKRDLGFGVFTYSVAAVLMSVIGIVIVASFVRLWPYNMTLTLRHYQFDVQNGAEPLWNSVFVALSSAAFGVLVAGLAAIVVQKFRTPLTGPLSLLSVLPSAVPGMVLGLGYVLAFNDPSNPFNFLYGTFALIIILNGYYNHSQAFLISSTSLKQIGGTFDEASTMLGAGVGRTLRKVTLPLIWPTLLGVGVFYFMRTMVSLSAVIFLITPSTQVASVSVLQLSDRGAINQAAAFSVCIMAIVVGCLLAVRILLNLTGHKAVTLIR; from the coding sequence ATGAGCGCGCCGGCCGCCACGGTCGAGGAACGCTCCGGGATCGACCGCGACAAGGCGTTCTCCTGGGGGCTGACGCTGATCGTCGCCATCCCCATGGTGCTGTTCCTCATCCTGCCGCTCGTCACCATTCTTATCCGAAGCCTTGAGACCGGCGACGGCTACGGGCTCGGCAATTTCATCTCGACCTTCGGCGCAGGGCGGTTCTGGGGACTGGTCCGCAACAGTCTGACCATGGCGACGATTGCGACCCTCGGCGCCGTGACGATTGGCTATTTTTATGCCTACACGCTGCAACGCACCCTGGTGCGCGGGCGCAGCGTACTGCGGCTTATCGCCATGATGCCGCTCTTCGCGCCCTCACTCGTTCAGGCGCAGGGCCTGATCCTGCTGCTCGGCCGCAACGGCGCGTTCAATCGCTTCCTCGGTTTCGATTTCGACATTTACGGTCCGGTCGGCACCTGCATAGCAAACCTGCTCTATGGCTTTCCCTATGCGGTTCTGATCCTGTCGGCGGCGCTGGCAACCGCCGACGGGCGGCTCTACGAGAGCGCCGAGGGGATGGGCGCCAAGCCTTTCCGCATCTTCCGCACCGTGACCCTGCCGGCAACGCGCTACGGCATCGCGGCTGCCTGCTTTGTCGTCTTCACGCTGGTCATGACCGACTTTGGCAATCCGATGGTCATTGGCGGCGATTTCAACGTGCTCGCGACCGAGGTCTACAATCAGGTGATCGGCCAGGCCCAGTTCGGCCTCGGCGCTGTCATCGGCGTCGTGCTGCTGGTGCCGGCGATCACCGCGAAGCTGCTCGAGAAACGCATCACGCGCAATCAGCATGCCTTGCTGACGGATCAGTCGAAGCCGCTCATCATCAAGCCGTCGCGCAAGCGCGATCTCGGTTTCGGCGTCTTCACCTATTCCGTTGCCGCCGTGCTGATGTCGGTGATCGGCATCGTTATCGTCGCGAGCTTCGTCAGGCTGTGGCCCTACAACATGACGCTGACGCTCCGCCACTATCAGTTCGACGTGCAAAATGGCGCTGAACCGTTGTGGAACAGCGTGTTCGTCGCGCTGTCGAGCGCGGCGTTCGGCGTTCTGGTCGCCGGCCTTGCCGCCATCGTGGTGCAGAAGTTCCGCACTCCGCTCACCGGCCCGTTGTCGCTGCTGTCGGTGCTGCCCTCGGCCGTGCCCGGCATGGTGCTTGGCCTCGGCTATGTGCTCGCCTTCAACGATCCCTCGAACCCGTTCAATTTTCTCTACGGGACCTTCGCGCTAATCATCATCCTCAACGGCTACTACAATCACAGCCAGGCGTTCCTGATCTCCTCGACCAGCCTGAAGCAGATCGGCGGCACCTTCGACGAGGCCTCCACGATGCTTGGCGCCGGGGTCGGCCGGACCTTGCGCAAGGTGACGCTGCCGTTGATCTGGCCGACCTTGCTCGGCGTTGGTGTGTTCTATTTCATGCGCACCATGGTCTCGCTGTCGGCGGTGATCTTCCTAATCACCCCCTCGACCCAGGTCGCCTCCGTATCGGTGCTGCAGCTGTCCGATCGTGGTGCCATCAATCAGGCGGCGGCCTTCTCTGTCTGCATCATGGCGATTGTCGTCGGCTGCCTCTTGGCGGTGCGCATCCTGCTCAACCTCACGGGCCACAAGGCGGTCACACTGATCCGCTGA
- a CDS encoding ABC transporter ATP-binding protein: MDLSLRNIVKRFGALTALDAVSLDVPVGTFVCFLGPSGCGKTTLLRVIAGLETAEEGEIRLGAADLSRVPARERNFGVVFQSYSLFPNMTAARNVAYGLECRGWKKPDANARVDEMLRLVHLSDHDHKLPSQLSGGQQQRVALARAIAPNPSLLLLDEPLSALDAKVREGLRGEIRAVQHRLGITTIMVTHDQEEALAMADLIVVMRAGRIEQIGSPSDLYERPETSFVADFIGRMNLLPTAANGDGRAAFAGTPLEVTGATVEPGTTLGIRPEAIAIEPAGAAGANRVAGSVAEVVFLGNLTRVFVTPQGAAGDISEPLMVEVHGPGAMPAIGDAVTLHLPADTLRVLA, translated from the coding sequence ATGGATCTTTCGCTGCGCAACATCGTCAAACGGTTCGGCGCGCTGACCGCGCTTGACGCGGTCTCGCTCGACGTTCCCGTAGGAACCTTCGTGTGCTTCCTCGGGCCGTCCGGTTGCGGCAAGACCACGCTGCTGCGCGTCATCGCCGGCCTCGAGACGGCGGAAGAAGGCGAGATACGGCTCGGCGCCGCCGACCTCTCCCGCGTGCCGGCGCGCGAACGCAATTTCGGTGTCGTGTTCCAGTCCTATTCGCTGTTTCCCAACATGACGGCGGCCCGCAACGTCGCCTACGGTCTCGAGTGTCGCGGCTGGAAAAAGCCCGACGCCAACGCCCGCGTCGACGAGATGCTTCGTCTCGTTCACCTCAGCGACCACGACCACAAGCTGCCCTCACAACTGTCGGGCGGCCAGCAACAGCGCGTCGCGCTCGCCCGCGCCATTGCGCCCAATCCCTCGCTGCTGCTGCTCGACGAGCCGCTGTCCGCGCTCGACGCCAAGGTGCGAGAAGGGCTGCGCGGCGAGATCCGGGCGGTCCAGCACCGGCTCGGAATCACCACCATCATGGTGACCCACGATCAGGAAGAGGCGCTCGCCATGGCCGACCTGATCGTCGTCATGCGCGCCGGCAGGATCGAACAGATCGGCTCGCCGTCCGACCTCTACGAGCGGCCGGAAACCTCCTTCGTCGCCGACTTCATCGGCCGCATGAACCTGCTGCCGACCGCCGCCAACGGCGACGGCCGCGCCGCCTTCGCCGGAACACCGCTTGAAGTGACGGGGGCAACCGTCGAACCCGGCACGACACTCGGCATTCGCCCCGAAGCGATCGCCATCGAGCCGGCGGGAGCAGCCGGCGCCAACCGGGTTGCCGGCAGCGTTGCCGAAGTCGTTTTCCTCGGCAATCTGACCCGGGTCTTCGTGACGCCGCAAGGCGCGGCAGGTGATATCAGCGAACCGCTCATGGTCGAGGTGCACGGCCCCGGCGCCATGCCCGCCATCGGCGACGCCGTAACGCTGCATCTCCCCGCCGACACGCTGCGGGTGCTCGCATGA
- a CDS encoding iron ABC transporter substrate-binding protein: MRSLFGAAAMALALTGYAEAETITVYTAYEEDEAQAFLAEAKKALPDIDVQMLRLSTGDLAARIIAESDNPQHDVLWGFAVTSMVNPKILEGLEAYAPKGIEAIPARFRDADNKWFAVTGYMAAFCVNTERLASKGLKMPTSWADLTDPSYKGEVVMPNPASSGTGYIQIDSLLQLMGEEKGWAFLGELDKNIAQYIKSGSKPCNTTAAGEYTIGASFALRAVKNIDEGYPLAMVIPSEGAGNELEANGLVAASKNKDAAKRFLDWTVSQEAANAYFQWKAIVTIPGGTMPEKFTKAGMPADVASILFPVDFMAAASERTRIIEEWQKKFER; encoded by the coding sequence ATGCGTTCGTTGTTCGGTGCCGCCGCGATGGCGCTCGCCCTGACCGGGTATGCCGAAGCCGAAACCATCACCGTTTACACCGCCTACGAAGAGGACGAGGCGCAGGCCTTCCTCGCCGAGGCCAAGAAGGCGCTGCCCGACATCGACGTGCAGATGCTGCGTCTGTCGACCGGCGATCTCGCGGCTCGCATCATCGCCGAATCCGACAACCCGCAGCATGATGTGCTGTGGGGTTTCGCCGTCACGTCGATGGTCAATCCGAAGATCCTCGAAGGTCTCGAGGCCTATGCGCCGAAGGGCATCGAGGCGATCCCGGCGCGTTTCCGCGATGCCGACAACAAGTGGTTCGCGGTGACCGGCTACATGGCCGCATTCTGCGTCAACACCGAGCGCCTTGCCTCCAAGGGGCTGAAAATGCCGACGTCCTGGGCCGATCTCACCGATCCGTCCTACAAGGGCGAGGTCGTGATGCCGAACCCGGCGAGCTCGGGCACCGGCTACATCCAGATCGACTCGCTGCTGCAGCTCATGGGCGAGGAAAAGGGCTGGGCCTTCCTTGGCGAACTCGACAAGAATATCGCCCAGTACATCAAGTCGGGCTCGAAGCCCTGCAACACGACGGCCGCCGGCGAATACACGATCGGTGCGTCCTTTGCCCTGCGCGCGGTGAAGAACATCGACGAGGGCTATCCCCTCGCCATGGTGATCCCGTCGGAAGGCGCCGGCAACGAGCTTGAAGCCAACGGCCTCGTTGCCGCCTCCAAGAACAAGGATGCCGCCAAGCGGTTCCTCGACTGGACGGTGAGCCAGGAAGCCGCCAACGCCTATTTCCAGTGGAAGGCGATCGTCACCATTCCGGGCGGCACCATGCCCGAGAAGTTCACCAAGGCCGGCATGCCGGCGGATGTGGCCTCGATTCTCTTCCCGGTCGATTTCATGGCGGCCGCCAGCGAGCGCACCCGCATCATCGAGGAATGGCAGAAGAAGTTCGAACGCTGA
- a CDS encoding 2-oxoacid:acceptor oxidoreductase translates to MFEIRIHGRGGQGVVTGAELLSVAAFDEGMHAQAFPSFGSERMGAPVISFCRIDDKEIRLREPIDQPDALIIQDPTLLHSVDVFSGLKDDGYIIINSTRTFEELGISSVVAKRPPHHVVDIGATEIAKKHVGRPVPNAALLGAFAALTGKLHLESVEKAIREKFPGPIGEANVSAAREAYALAKEAA, encoded by the coding sequence ATGTTCGAAATCCGGATCCATGGCCGCGGCGGCCAGGGTGTCGTGACCGGCGCGGAGCTTCTGTCGGTGGCGGCCTTCGACGAGGGCATGCATGCCCAGGCGTTTCCGAGCTTCGGCTCGGAGCGGATGGGCGCGCCGGTGATCTCGTTCTGTCGCATCGACGACAAGGAGATCCGCCTGCGCGAGCCGATCGACCAGCCGGACGCGCTGATCATCCAGGACCCGACGCTGCTGCATTCGGTCGATGTCTTTTCCGGCCTGAAGGATGACGGCTACATCATCATCAACTCGACGCGGACCTTCGAAGAGCTCGGGATCTCGAGCGTAGTCGCCAAGCGCCCGCCGCATCATGTGGTCGATATCGGCGCCACCGAAATCGCCAAGAAGCATGTCGGTCGCCCGGTGCCCAATGCCGCCCTGCTCGGCGCCTTTGCTGCGCTGACCGGCAAGCTGCATCTCGAATCCGTTGAAAAGGCCATCCGCGAGAAATTCCCCGGCCCGATCGGCGAAGCCAACGTGTCGGCGGCGCGCGAAGCCTATGCGCTGGCCAAAGAAGCGGCCTGA
- the porA gene encoding pyruvate ferredoxin oxidoreductase, translated as MLKQVEGSQAVAEAIALSRPEVVCAYPITPQTHIVEGVGALVKSGALTNCEFINVESEFAALSVAIGASAAGARAYTATASQGLLFMAEAVYNAAGLGLPIVMTVGNRAIGAPINIWNDHTDSMAMRDAGWIQLHAETNQEAADLHIQAFKLAEALSCPVMVCMDGFILTHAYERVDIPTQEQVDAFLPPFEPVQMVDPDNPYSIGAMVGPEAFTEVRYLAHYKQNEALTLIPEIAGEFEEQFGRASGGLLHPYRIEGAKTIVVALGSVNGTIKDVIDEMRDDGYEIGSIAISCFRPFPLTELRDLLEDAMHIVCIEKSLAPGLGGVLASNVRMSLRALYRQVYTVIGGLGGRPITRASLRDVFERAGEEALDDVTFLDLNWKAVKDQLARARETRHSGPIAENVLKALNPGLDEDR; from the coding sequence ATGTTGAAGCAGGTTGAAGGTTCACAGGCCGTTGCGGAAGCGATCGCCCTGTCGCGGCCGGAGGTCGTGTGCGCCTATCCGATCACGCCGCAAACCCATATCGTGGAAGGCGTCGGCGCGCTGGTGAAGTCGGGCGCGCTGACGAATTGCGAGTTCATCAACGTCGAAAGCGAATTCGCCGCGCTGTCGGTCGCCATCGGCGCCTCGGCGGCCGGTGCGCGGGCCTATACCGCGACCGCCAGCCAGGGCCTCCTGTTCATGGCCGAAGCGGTCTACAACGCCGCCGGCCTCGGCCTGCCGATCGTCATGACGGTCGGCAACCGGGCTATCGGCGCGCCGATCAACATCTGGAACGACCACACCGACTCCATGGCGATGCGCGATGCCGGCTGGATCCAGCTGCACGCGGAAACCAACCAGGAAGCGGCCGATCTCCACATCCAGGCGTTCAAGCTCGCCGAGGCGCTGTCGTGCCCGGTGATGGTATGTATGGACGGCTTCATCCTCACCCACGCCTATGAGCGCGTCGATATCCCGACGCAGGAACAGGTCGATGCGTTCCTGCCGCCGTTCGAGCCGGTGCAGATGGTCGACCCGGACAATCCCTATTCGATCGGTGCCATGGTCGGCCCGGAGGCCTTCACCGAGGTGCGCTATCTCGCCCACTACAAGCAGAATGAGGCGCTCACCCTGATCCCGGAAATCGCCGGCGAGTTCGAGGAACAGTTCGGCCGCGCCTCGGGCGGGCTGCTGCATCCCTACCGGATCGAGGGCGCGAAGACGATCGTTGTCGCGCTCGGTTCGGTCAACGGCACCATCAAGGACGTCATCGACGAGATGCGCGACGACGGCTACGAGATCGGCTCGATCGCGATCAGCTGCTTCCGTCCGTTCCCGCTGACCGAACTGCGCGACCTGCTCGAGGACGCGATGCACATCGTGTGCATCGAAAAGAGCCTGGCGCCGGGGCTTGGCGGCGTGCTGGCCTCGAATGTGCGCATGTCGCTGCGCGCGCTCTACCGGCAGGTCTACACCGTCATCGGCGGCCTCGGCGGACGACCGATCACCCGCGCCTCGCTGCGCGACGTGTTCGAACGGGCCGGCGAAGAGGCGCTCGACGACGTCACTTTCCTCGACCTCAACTGGAAGGCCGTGAAGGACCAGCTCGCGCGGGCACGCGAAACCCGGCATTCCGGCCCGATTGCCGAGAACGTGCTGAAAGCCCTCAACCCCGGCCTCGACGAAGACCGCTGA
- a CDS encoding pyruvate ferredoxin oxidoreductase, whose translation MDDTVRQKVKFYQTGTHTVGNRLMDADDRTVQAQTDRTNAITSGHRACQGCGEALGARYALDAAMQAAGGKLIAVNATGCLEVFTTPYPETSWQIPWLHSLFGNAPAVATGVAAALRVKGKSDARVVAQGGDGGTVDIGFGCLSGMFERNDDVLYICYDNEAYMNTGVQRSSATPPAARTATTPAVGDHPGNVFGTGKNVPLIAMAHNIPYVATASVAELHDLEEKVTKAMSMRGARYLHIMVPCPLGWGSASHDTVRLARLAIETGLFPLFEAEHGAVVKTHKIRRKIPVEDYLKPQKRFAHLFKGDGDAESIARIQRMADANIARFNLLGAEETGA comes from the coding sequence ATGGACGATACCGTACGCCAGAAGGTCAAGTTCTATCAGACCGGCACCCACACGGTCGGCAACCGGCTCATGGATGCCGATGACCGCACGGTTCAGGCGCAGACCGACCGTACCAACGCCATCACTTCCGGCCACCGCGCCTGTCAGGGCTGCGGCGAGGCGCTCGGCGCGCGCTATGCGCTCGATGCGGCGATGCAGGCAGCCGGCGGCAAGCTGATCGCCGTCAACGCGACCGGTTGTCTGGAAGTGTTCACAACGCCCTACCCGGAAACCTCCTGGCAGATCCCGTGGCTGCACTCGCTGTTCGGCAATGCACCGGCGGTCGCCACCGGCGTTGCCGCGGCTTTGCGCGTCAAGGGCAAGTCCGACGCCCGCGTCGTCGCCCAGGGCGGTGACGGCGGCACCGTCGATATCGGCTTCGGCTGTCTGTCGGGCATGTTCGAGCGCAACGACGATGTGCTCTACATCTGCTACGACAACGAGGCCTACATGAACACCGGCGTGCAGCGCTCGTCCGCCACGCCGCCGGCCGCGCGGACCGCAACGACGCCCGCCGTCGGCGATCATCCGGGCAACGTCTTCGGCACCGGCAAGAACGTGCCGCTGATCGCCATGGCGCACAACATCCCCTATGTGGCGACCGCCAGCGTCGCCGAGCTGCACGACCTCGAAGAAAAGGTCACCAAGGCGATGTCGATGCGCGGCGCACGCTATCTTCACATCATGGTGCCCTGCCCGCTCGGCTGGGGCTCTGCCTCGCACGACACGGTGCGGCTCGCCCGGCTCGCGATCGAGACAGGCCTCTTCCCGCTGTTCGAGGCCGAGCACGGCGCAGTCGTGAAGACCCACAAGATCCGCCGCAAGATACCGGTTGAGGATTACCTCAAACCGCAAAAGCGCTTCGCGCATCTGTTTAAGGGCGACGGCGACGCAGAAAGCATCGCCCGCATTCAGCGCATGGCGGACGCCAATATCGCCCGCTTCAACCTTCTGGGCGCCGAGGAGACCGGAGCATGA